Part of the Deltaproteobacteria bacterium CG11_big_fil_rev_8_21_14_0_20_49_13 genome, CTTTGATGGCAATTATGTCTTCCAAGTAATGGCGGAAGACCCGGCCGGCAACAGGTCAAACCATGCGGATGGCTCTGCCGAAGCGCTTGGCGAGGTCTTTGTGGATCGCCAGCCTCCGGAGACAGAATTGTCAATAGAGGGGAAAGGCCATGACGACGGCGAGATATTATGGGGCGGGGCGGCTTCGCTCGTTAGGCTTGAGGCAAAGGATCCCACCCCCGCCTCTGGCGTTTCAAAAACCGTCTATTCATTCGATGGCGGGGCGGAAAATGAATATAAACTGCCGTTCGGTATCCCAAAGGAGGACGTAACCTATAAGATCAGTTATCATGCAGTGGATGCGATCGGAAACATCGAAAAAACTAAAGATAAAAATATCCGTTCAGATGTGAGCCCTCCCGCGACCTCGATAGAGATCGGCACACCGCAGGAAAAAGACGAGAAGGGAAATCTATACATATCTCCAAATTCTGCGGTCGAACTGGCTTCAGAAGACGGCGCCGGGATCGGAGTTGAGGATGTCTATTTTGAGATCAAAGGCGTCAAAGAACCTTCGGAATATAGCACAGAGATCAATCTAAAAGGGCTTGGAGATGGCTATTATGACCTGCTCTATTGGTCCAAGGATCATCTGGACAATGAGGAGAATAAGCACAGCCATGAGATTATGTTGGATGGCACTCCCCCTGTAACTGATATTGTTATTGGGGAGCAAAGCGTCGTGGATAAAGATAATTCCGCCACATATATTACCTCAAAGACCCCGATATCATTCGCGGCGGTGACGGAGAGGAACGATCTGGACAAGACGGAGTATAGGATCAACGATGGAGATTGGCTCCCCGCCGACACATTTAGTCTGGGCACGGAAGGGGAATATAATATTTCCTTCAGGAGCTATGACAGATTAGGAAATGTAGAGGCCACTAAAACCAGTAAAATTATAGTTGATAATACCCCGCCGGCGCCGACATTGGAATTGAGCCAAAACGGCGGCGGAAGCATAAATTATGTCACGGGGGCAACGCTTATAAGTATTGGCGGGATCGATGCCAACTCGAAACTTGCCGGTGTGGAATACAGCATAGATGGCGGTCCATTCGTTACCTATACAGGCCCATTCTCGCTGAACGAACTTGCGGCAGGGACACACGTTATCAACTTTAGGGCCTATGACAGGCTTGGCAATGTCTCGGAAGGAAAGACATATGTCGTTCAATTGATAGATATAGTCATAGAAAGGACCACAAGCCAAATTCCGCGAATATTGGCCTTCATGTTGCAAACACATGACATCAGGACCGAAGATCCGAAGCCCAATGAGCAATTAATGCAGGTTATCAAGAACGAGATCGGCGGTTACGTTACGATAATCAACGGCGATCATAGAGATCCGGCAACGGTAGAAAAATTTATCGCCGAAATGCGGTCCGATAAATATACAACTTATGTTCTTGCAACCGATGCCTATACAGTTAAATTTTATGATTCTGCGAAGATTATAGATATGTTGAAGGAGTTAAAGGCAAGGGTGTATAAAGGGGATGCCTTGGTCCTTTTGACCGGTTACAGCGATATTACCGATCAACCATGGATCGATTTTGTATCCGATTTCGCAGGCGACACTCAAAACAACATTGCGGATGTCTTTGGAGGCAGAGAGAAAGACGTCGGACTTATCGTCAGTAATTACGGTAGGGGAACGGTTGCAAACTTTGGCGCCGACCTTGGGAGAATGGCGTTTGGAGGAGGCCCCGATTATTCTACAATTACCTCCGGCCTGGCAATGGTTATGAGGGAGATAATGCCTAAAGAGGAAGAACTTGATGCCGGCGAAGTTGTTGATATCACGTATGAATTTAAAAATAGTGGAGATCTCTCGGTTGCTGTCAAGGCAGTTGAATCATTCCCCGAAGGATGGATCGAAACAAGGTCAACTATCGGCGAGGTTCCGGTAATTTCGAGAAATTTTGACCTTACGATCCCAGCTAATGATTCCGTGAAAGTGGATTACTTATACAGGCCAAAGGCCTCTATTGGAGACTATAACTTTAAGACAAATATTAATGCACAATGGTCCGACAACCTTGTTTCTTCTGCGGAACTCATTGCTCCATATTCTATTAAGAATGATATCTTCAGCCTTATAGATAGAGCAATGATCTATAATTTGCCTGATATTTCAGATCGCCTGCTGATGGTTAAAAAGCGGTTGCTCTTAGGCGCAGGGACGATAGGCACCGATAATGACATAAACGAAATGATAGGCCTTGTGCTGGAGGCCATTGATCTGGCGGGTTCCCCGGATGTTAGGTATCAACTTTGTGAGATTGTGGAAAGTCTTGGCGCTATGCAGGCTGTCAAGAGCTTGGAAGCCGATGTCTCTGTCGGTCTGGGCGATCCAAATGACCCGTCATCTTATCATGGGGATACGTCTTCAGACCTTGGTTCCGGCGGTGGCTGTCAGCTGATCAGGTGAGCATTGCTAATGAAAAGCGATAAGAAACATATTTTTTTCTGTTTAAGTGTTATTCTTTTTACAACAGTGTGTTTTTTCGGCGACTTAAAGGCAGATGGAACCGGGATTAAAGGATATAATCAGCAACTTTTTCGCCCACAAACGGATGGATACGGCCTTTTCAACGTAAGTGGCTCAAAAGTTCTCCCTCATTTAAAATTTTCAGCAGGTTTTGTTGCCAATGTTAGCAAAAACAATGTCAATGTTGATATGCCGGCAAGGCTTTCCTCGATAAGGCTAATTGATACTGACGTAGCAGGAGATTTCAACGCGGCTCTGGGGCTTTTTAATTTCATGGATGTTGGTTTGAATGTGCCCGTGGTTTTTTATGAGCAAGGGACAAACTACGATACCCTTCAAGATTATACCGCCTCTGCGCTTGGCGATATGAGGCTTGATGTTAAATTCAACCTGCTCGATGATAAAAAAGGATCGATCGGGCTTGCATTGATGTCGGTCGCTGGATTTCCGACCGGCAGTAGATATAAATTTACCGGCGATGACGGGCCTACGTGGGAAGGGCGGCTGGTTTTGGACAAGACGATCAAGCGTGTTTCATTTTTTGTGAATGCCGGATACCGGTTTAGAAAAGAAGAGCAGATTCTTCTAACGCAACTTGATAATAATTTAACATTTGGCGGAGGTTCTTCTTTCAGATTGCCATTCGATGGAGATAGATGGCTTTTGACGGCTGAAATTACCGGAGAGGCAGTTGCCAAAAACATAGAAAAGAACACTACGCCGACGGAGGTTTGGGGAGGCATTAGAAGGGAATTTGATTCCGGGATGTCGCTCAATTTTGGCGGCGGGAGGAGGATATTTAATGCAATAGGGGCCTCGGATCTAAGACTCTTTGCGGGGATTTCGTTCAGCTTGGCAAGACGAGATGAGGCCATTGAAAGAAAAAAAGCTACTGTTAAGGGGGAGATTGTCAGTATAAAACAAAATGTATATTTTGCCTTTGACAAGGCCAAGATAGATGCAAAGGACTATCAAGTTTTGGAAGGATTGGTATCTGCCCTGCACGACAATATGGAACAAAAGGTTGAATTAAGCGGCTACACCGACAATGTGGGGACGAAGGCATATAATAAGGGTCTAAGTATGAAGCGAGCGATGAGTGTTAAAGATTTCTTGATCAAGAATGGCATTCAGGCCGACCGGATAATCGTAAAGGCCTTTGGAGAAGATAACCCCGCCGAATCAAATAGTTCACGAAGCGGAAGAAGCAAGAATCGCAGGGTTGAAATTTCCTTAAATTAGGATTTGAAGTATTGAAGTGAAAGATCACGAACGCCGTCTGTTGAAACCAAGTTCGACCTTGCTCGGGGCATAAGAACCGCTAACTAAGCTCCCCGGCCAGTCCTTGGCCTGCGTCTCGCCAAGCGGTTCTAATGTGGGCGATACAGGACTTGAACCTGTGACCCCTGCTATGTGCCCCCTTCGGGGACCCATGGTTCTAAGGACTCGCATTCCGTCTAAAGCCGGACCGCTCGCCTAAGAACCATGTGAAAGCAGTGCTCAATTGCCAAGATACCGCATCGGTGGGCGATACAGGACTTGAACCTGTGACCCCTGCTATGTGAAAGCAGTGCTCTACCACTGAGCCAATCGCCCACCGATGCGGCGTCCTTCATTGAGCCAATCGCCCTTCATTGTATGCTGTGTGGAGGCGATCGGGATCGAACCGACGGCCTCCACGTTGCGAACGTGGCGCTCTCCCAGCTGAGCTACGCCCCCACACAACATGCAATGAACGTGGGAGCCCTTATATCCCTAAGGCCTAAAAAAACAAGTGGATTTTTAATGGGCGGTGGAACACGGAACAGACATCGTATCCCCCTTATAAAGAGGATAAGGTATATGTTGGATAGAGAATGGAGGGAGTTGAAGAAAGAGTCATCCACACCCCACGCGCACCGGCTAACCTTCGGCGCCGGCGCGTGAGGTATGGATAACTCACTCGTTCGCTGAATATAAAAAACAGGCGATGGCACGATCATTAGCTTTACTATATCTGCTCTAACCCGCGCGTAAGCTCTTCCTTTAGCATGACAACGTCTTCAAGACCCACTGACAATCTGATGCCGCCGGGTTCAATGCCTCCTTTTACCTGCTCTTCAAGCGGGATCGCAGAGTGAGTCATCGATGATGGATGCTCTATGAGAGTTTTTACGCATCCAAGGCTCACGGCAAGCGTGTAGGTCACCGAATTTTTGGCAAGCCAGTCGATAAGTTTTGAGCCCTTCTTCTTGGCCTCCTCCGGTTTCCCTTTTATGATGAAATACAGGAGCGGCCCCGGTACGAATGATCCGTCATAACTTTTCATCTGTTTTTTGGCCAGCGCATGATGCGGGTCCGACTCAAGTCCTGGATAACGTACATTCCTGATTTTTGGATGGGCCATAAGGAAGTGGGCGAGCTCAGTAGCCGATCTTGTCTGCTGGCGGAGTCTTGTTGCAAGTGTTGGAAGGCCGTAGACGAGTATTGGCCATGCGCTCCTTCCGTGGAGCGAGCCGCCGAAATCTTTTCTGTAAATGAGGAGGGGGTTGTAAAGTTCCTTTGGGACTATCACGATGCCACCCATGCTGGTATTGAACCCGCAAATATGTTTTGTGAGACTTGCGACGACGATATCCGCTCCAAGTTCCAACGGACGCTGGCAGAACGGAGAGGCGAAGGTGTTATCTACCACAATATATACTTTTTTATCTTTGGGTCGGTTCTTGTTTATCTCGGCCGCCTTTTTTGAGATCTCTGCGATATCTAAAATTTCCAATGTGGGATTTATCGGTGTCTCAAAATAGATCACACGCGTGTTCTCTTTGATGTTATTTATCCATGCGGCGTCCTTTACCATGTTAACGAAGGTGCAGCTGACGCCGCGTTTGGGCATCCAGTTCGAGAATAGGGAATAGGTGCAGCCGTATATCGAATCGTGGCTGATTATATGGTCGCCGGTATTTGTAAGAAGCGATACGATGGCAGAAATGGCGGCCATTCCTGTGGAGAACGTGAGGGCGCTTTCACCGCTCTCTGCCGCCGCCAGCCTGTCCTCAAGCATTCCGCAGGTAGGTTCTGCAAGGCGCTCGTAGATGTAGATAGGATGGTCCATTGAATCCATCAAATGCGAATAAGACGAGAAACCTTCGGCCCCGCGCTCGGCGCTTTCAAGCCTATAGGTCACCGACTCGGTTACCGGAGGATTTAAATGATGGCTGTAGTCCCAGCGCGGGGAGACATCGTCTCCGTGGATGAGGTAGGACTCCATGTGTTTTGGTGGTTGTTTCCTGGTCATAAAGGACTCCAGTTTTAAGATAGCGAAGCGAGATGCAAGAAGCATGAAGCAGGATGATCATGTTTCTTGCTTCTTGCCCCCTGCTTCCTGATTCAAGTTGTTATATGGACACGCGTTCTGGCATATGTCGCATCCGCCGTCCTTCTTTTCGATGAAGAACTTGTATGAGATGCACTTTCGTGCGTCAAGTGTATAAGGTTTTACAAGGGCGCCGGATGGGCAGGCGTCGATGCACGCGGTGCAGGAGCCGCAGCCCACATTGTCATTGTGAGTCCGCCATGGGCGGGCGAAGCAATCCCCTGAATTCAATTGTGTGCGGGAGATTGCTTCGGTCGCTTCGCTTCCTTGCAATGACACACTTGTCAGCACAACTCCCAGCGCCAACTGTGAGCCGTGTGTAGGCGATATGAGGAGCGTGTTCTTTCCGATAAAACCAATGCCGGCGCTGGCAGCCCACGCCTTTTCAAGGATCGGACCAGTATCTACGTAGCATTTGAACTCTGCATCTGGATGTTCTTTTTTTAGTTCGGAGACGATCGACTCCAGCTTTTCCATCATTATAACGTGATAATCCTCATGCTGAAGATAACGGGGACACACACTTAATTCAGGAATTAAGTGTGTGTCCACGGACTTGGGCATGTCATTATACCTCGTTGCGGCGATTATCACTGTTTTGCACGATGGCATTATCTTGCGGGGGTCGCATCTTCTTGCCGGATCTCTGGTAAGGAAGGACATTTGGCCATTATAACCCTTGTCCAGCCAATCTCTTAGATGTTGAAGGTCATCTAAAAGAAGAGATGCTCTGATGTGGCGCACGTCTATAAAACCTTTTATATTCATAGACTACCCGCTCATCCTGAGCTTGTCGAAGGATGAATATTTATGGTTCGACAGGCTCACCATGAGCGTGTTCTTTTCATGATCATCTCTGCCGCCATTCTCCCTGCCGAAGAGGCGCACGTCATGCCGCGGCCGCCAAGCGCTCCGAGCCAAAAGAGGTTCTTCGTCTTTTTGTCGAATCTGATAACGGGTCTCTTGTCGGGTGCAAATGTCCTGCAGCCGCACCATTCGCGGGCTATCGATACGTTGGAAATGGCAGGGCAATATTTTAGTAGTTTTTCGGCCAAGAGTTCCTTGATCTTGGGATCGACAAGCGGCGCACCCGGTCTAACCTCATCTTCATCGCAGGCGCCAAGGAGCAGTCCTCCCGATTCCGGTCTGAAATAGAACTGATTCTTTACATCCCAGACAAATGGCCAGTTGGAATCGGCCTCTTTCATGGGAGGTGTGGAGAACAGATGGCGCCTGAAAGGTTTTATAAGAAGGTCCTCACTTCCTGCAAGGGTCGCAATCTCCTGCAGCCACGCCCCGGAAGCGTTGACGATGATGTTGGAATTAATTTCGAATGTTTTGCCTGTCATTGCGAGCGTAAGCGAAGCAATCTCCCGCCGGGGATTGCTTCGGGCCGGCGCCCTCGCAATGACATTAAATTTTACAATATTGCAGCTTGTCAAAAATCTTACACCATTTGCCTTTGCCCCGTTTATGAACGCCCACAGATATTTGTGGATATCCACTATCCCGTCGGTCGGGGTCCAGAGAGTCTCTTTAAATTGTGCGCTCTCAAGGGGCGGCACCATTTTAGAGGCCACTTTTTTGGATATTATCTTATGATGGGGGCCAATGATATTTTTAGGAGCGTTTAAAAGGAGCGAGCCTTTGTGTTCGATGATAGGCCCGTCTACAAATCCCCTTGGAGGGTTCGTAATGAAATCGACCCCTTCGCTTGCAAGTGGTGCGACCTTTTCATCCTCTTCGAACCTTCGGGCAAACCCTGCATTAAGGCCGGAGGCGTGGAGCCCCGGCATCTCTTCGCGCTCGATGACCGTGACATCTTTAGCTCCGAGGCGCGCAAGCCACCATGCGCAGGAAGCACCTGCAAAACCGGCACCTATTATAACGATAGACATCTCTTGATGAAGGTTATTCCATGGCTCGTTATTTTTCAAGTAGTTATAAATTTCATGCATGAAACTAGAAAACGGCGGGCTTTTCATGGCCCGCCGTTGTCGTGCGTATATGGGTGTCAATTTTTCAGGTTGTTAGATAGTTGCTCCTATTCCCCCTCCGGTTGGATCGTGCTGTAGCAGTCGATCCATCCACGGCTCATTGAACCATATTGGCTGCAAGCAGCGTCCAT contains:
- a CDS encoding cystathionine gamma-lyase, which produces MTRKQPPKHMESYLIHGDDVSPRWDYSHHLNPPVTESVTYRLESAERGAEGFSSYSHLMDSMDHPIYIYERLAEPTCGMLEDRLAAAESGESALTFSTGMAAISAIVSLLTNTGDHIISHDSIYGCTYSLFSNWMPKRGVSCTFVNMVKDAAWINNIKENTRVIYFETPINPTLEILDIAEISKKAAEINKNRPKDKKVYIVVDNTFASPFCQRPLELGADIVVASLTKHICGFNTSMGGIVIVPKELYNPLLIYRKDFGGSLHGRSAWPILVYGLPTLATRLRQQTRSATELAHFLMAHPKIRNVRYPGLESDPHHALAKKQMKSYDGSFVPGPLLYFIIKGKPEEAKKKGSKLIDWLAKNSVTYTLAVSLGCVKTLIEHPSSMTHSAIPLEEQVKGGIEPGGIRLSVGLEDVVMLKEELTRGLEQI